Below is a genomic region from Burkholderia pseudomultivorans.
ATGAACGATTTCTGGCAACACTGTTCCGCACTGCTGGAGCGCGAGCTGACGCCCCAGCAGTACGTGACGTGGATCAAACCCTTGGCCCCGGTGGCCTTCGATGCGTCGGCGAACACGCTGTCCATCGCCGCGCCGAACCGCTTCAAGCTGGACTGGGTCAAGAGCCAGTTTTCGGGTCGGATCTCCGATCTGGCCCGCGATTTCTGGAACGCGCCGATCGAAGTCCAGTTCGTCCTCGATCCGAAAGCCGGCATGCGCAGCCCGGCAGCCGCCGCGCCGGCCGCCGCGCGCGCGCCGCTGTCGCCGAGCGGCCCGGCCGCCACGGTGGCGGCGATCGCCGCCAACCTGACCGCGAATGCCGCCGCTGCGCCCAGCGCACCGGCCGACGTGCCGATGACGCCGTCGGCCGCGGCCGCCGCGCACCTGAACGCCGACGATGCCGACATCGACCTGCCGAGCCTGCCCGCGCACGAAGCGGCCGCGGGCCGCCGCACATGGCGGCCGGGCTCGGGTGCCGCGCCCGCCGCCGGCGGCGAAGCCGATTCGATGTACGAGCGCTCGAAGCTGAACCCGGTGCTCACGTTCGACAACTTCGTGACCGGCAAGGCGAACCAGCTCGCGCGCGCCGCCGCGATCCAGGTCGCGGACAATCCCGGCATCTCGTACAACCCACTGTTCCTGTACGGCGGCGTCGGCCTCGGCAAGACCCACCTGATCCACGCGATCGGCAACCAGCTGCTGCTCGACAAGGCCGGCGCGCGGATCCGCTACATCCACGCGGAACAGTACGTGTCCGATGTCGTGAAGGCGTACCAGCGCAAGGCGTTCGACGATTTCAAGCGCTACTATCATTCGCTCGACCTGCTGCTGATCGACGATATCCAGTTCTTCTCCGGCAAGTCGCGCACGCAGGAGGAATTCTTCTACGCGTTCGAGGCGCTGGTCGCGAACAAGGCGCAGGTGATCATCACCAGCGATACCTACCCGAAGGAAATTTCAGGGATCGATGACCGGC
It encodes:
- the dnaA gene encoding chromosomal replication initiator protein DnaA — its product is MNDFWQHCSALLERELTPQQYVTWIKPLAPVAFDASANTLSIAAPNRFKLDWVKSQFSGRISDLARDFWNAPIEVQFVLDPKAGMRSPAAAAPAAARAPLSPSGPAATVAAIAANLTANAAAAPSAPADVPMTPSAAAAAHLNADDADIDLPSLPAHEAAAGRRTWRPGSGAAPAAGGEADSMYERSKLNPVLTFDNFVTGKANQLARAAAIQVADNPGISYNPLFLYGGVGLGKTHLIHAIGNQLLLDKAGARIRYIHAEQYVSDVVKAYQRKAFDDFKRYYHSLDLLLIDDIQFFSGKSRTQEEFFYAFEALVANKAQVIITSDTYPKEISGIDDRLISRFDSGLTVAIEPPELEMRVAILMRKAQSEGVNLSEDVAFFVAKHLRSNVRELEGALRKILAYSKFHGREISIELTKEALKDLLTVQNRQISVENIQKTVADFYNIKVADMYSKKRPANIARPRQIAMYLAKELTQKSLPEIGELFGGRDHTTVLHAVRKIADERSKDAQLNHELHVLEQTLKG